The following coding sequences lie in one bacterium genomic window:
- a CDS encoding R3H domain-containing nucleic acid-binding protein: protein MHDNTSNNAVPLTDDLMQLLDILPPLLRARLHQEQGLSSLLEVVLDLGRPAEARFPERTLRYHDMMIVQADIEYVTKHIGNFGKDNRAGIERTLHRISSILNRQGHIVGLTCRVGRAVFGTIDIMQDIAETGKNILFLGKPGVGKTSKLREIARVLADEFDKRVVIVDTSNEIAGDGDIPHPGIGGARRMQVAEPALQHSVMIEAVENHMPEAIVIDEIGTEAEAFASRTIAERGVQLIGTAHGISLENLMLNPTLADLIGGIHAVTLSDEEARKRGTQKTVLERKAPPTFDIVIELLDYDRLAIHHDVAKTVDKLLRGNPPRPEIRVRTESGRVEIVQKAEERVEPASFDTVEHHKSPEHLALPEMPSTVRIFPYGISRSRLERAIRELHVSAYITNDPSQSDAIMAIKSSYQRKPAKLREIGTKNLPTIVVKSNTFAQISNALRTIFRLADTPASAEERALREAEEGVEYVLNYLKPIELTPQNSYVRRLQHQIVEKFRLASESVGEEPNRRLRILTVSTHGGGE from the coding sequence ATGCACGATAATACATCTAACAATGCTGTGCCTTTAACTGACGATCTTATGCAGCTTCTTGATATCTTGCCTCCTTTGTTGCGGGCGCGACTGCATCAGGAGCAAGGGCTTTCAAGTTTGCTTGAGGTTGTCCTTGACCTTGGACGTCCGGCCGAGGCGCGTTTTCCTGAGCGAACCCTGCGCTACCACGATATGATGATCGTTCAAGCTGATATTGAATATGTCACCAAGCATATAGGGAATTTCGGCAAGGATAATCGAGCGGGAATCGAGAGAACGTTGCACCGGATTTCGTCCATTCTCAACCGACAGGGCCATATCGTTGGCCTTACTTGTCGCGTGGGGCGCGCCGTCTTTGGGACCATCGATATCATGCAGGATATCGCTGAGACAGGAAAGAATATTTTATTCCTCGGCAAACCTGGCGTGGGCAAGACGAGCAAATTACGCGAAATTGCCCGTGTGCTTGCGGATGAGTTCGACAAGCGCGTGGTAATCGTCGATACTTCTAATGAGATTGCGGGCGATGGCGATATTCCACATCCCGGCATTGGAGGCGCTCGCCGAATGCAAGTGGCCGAACCGGCACTGCAGCATTCAGTGATGATTGAAGCTGTCGAAAACCATATGCCTGAAGCAATCGTTATTGACGAAATCGGGACTGAGGCAGAAGCGTTTGCTTCGCGCACGATTGCTGAAAGAGGCGTGCAACTTATTGGCACTGCGCATGGTATTTCACTTGAAAACTTAATGCTCAACCCAACTTTGGCCGATTTGATTGGCGGTATCCATGCGGTGACGCTCTCCGATGAAGAGGCGCGCAAGCGTGGAACTCAAAAAACTGTCTTGGAACGAAAAGCTCCCCCAACATTCGATATTGTGATTGAGCTGCTCGACTACGATCGGCTGGCGATTCATCATGATGTCGCAAAGACGGTCGATAAACTTCTTAGAGGTAATCCACCGCGCCCTGAGATACGTGTTCGGACGGAATCCGGTCGGGTAGAAATTGTCCAAAAAGCGGAGGAGCGGGTTGAACCGGCTTCATTTGATACGGTAGAACACCACAAGTCGCCTGAGCATTTGGCGCTACCTGAGATGCCGTCAACCGTGCGTATTTTCCCTTATGGCATTAGTCGTAGTAGGCTAGAGAGAGCCATTCGCGAACTGCATGTTTCGGCTTATATTACAAACGATCCTTCACAATCAGATGCGATAATGGCGATTAAATCCTCTTATCAACGCAAACCCGCTAAGTTACGCGAAATTGGGACTAAGAATTTGCCGACAATCGTGGTCAAGAGCAACACTTTCGCTCAGATTTCGAACGCGCTGAGAACTATATTCCGATTAGCCGATACTCCGGCCAGTGCGGAGGAAAGAGCGTTGCGCGAGGCGGAAGAGGGGGTCGAATACGTGCTCAATTATCTAAAGCCAATTGAATTAACCCCACAGAATAGCTACGTTCGACGGCTTCAACATCAGATCGTTGAAAAATTCCGTCTAGCTTCTGAAAGTGTTGGAGAAGAACCGAACCGTCGGCTTCGAATCCTAACAGTGTCCACTCATGGCGGCGGCGAGTAA
- the tmk gene encoding dTMP kinase has translation MFITLEGTEASGKSTHLRLLADELSRLSYPVFATREPGGSPVGEQIRNILLHGEALDATAELMLFLADRAQHVSQVIRPHLENGDIVLCDRYADSTVCYQGYGRGLDIEFLRSLNCFVTKDLQPDLTLVFDLPIEIALTRRKREEGDRIDCEEVSFHQRVREGFLKEVAREPERFRVIDASTSIEAVFKDVLAIVLPILER, from the coding sequence ATGTTTATTACATTAGAAGGCACCGAAGCATCAGGGAAATCAACTCACTTGCGGCTTCTCGCCGATGAGTTGTCACGGCTGTCATATCCTGTTTTCGCAACAAGAGAACCTGGTGGCAGTCCGGTTGGAGAACAAATTCGCAATATTCTGCTCCATGGCGAAGCGCTCGATGCGACTGCTGAATTGATGCTCTTTCTTGCTGATAGGGCGCAGCATGTCTCTCAAGTTATCCGGCCTCATTTGGAGAATGGTGATATCGTGCTTTGCGATCGTTATGCTGATTCGACAGTTTGCTATCAAGGCTATGGCCGTGGATTGGATATCGAGTTTTTAAGATCTCTCAACTGTTTTGTTACGAAAGATTTACAGCCGGATTTGACTCTGGTCTTCGATCTGCCTATCGAGATTGCGTTAACCAGGCGTAAGAGGGAAGAGGGAGACCGAATCGATTGTGAAGAGGTATCATTTCATCAGCGAGTTCGTGAAGGCTTCCTTAAAGAAGTTGCAAGGGAACCTGAACGATTTCGGGTAATTGATGCCTCCACGTCAATTGAAGCAGTCTTCAAGGATGTATTGGCAATTGTGTTGCCCATACTGGAAAGGTAA
- a CDS encoding cyclic-di-AMP receptor, which produces MKLIVAVVHNRDKNKITDNLLRQGFKFTIIGSTGGFLREGNVTMLIGVETDQADHVLGLIGENCKTREQFQNVLPPDAAPIGTFFPTPVKVVVGGAIVFVMDVERFERF; this is translated from the coding sequence ATGAAACTGATAGTAGCCGTTGTTCACAATCGTGATAAAAACAAGATTACCGACAATCTGCTTCGTCAAGGTTTCAAGTTCACTATCATCGGAAGCACGGGCGGTTTTCTGCGTGAGGGGAATGTGACGATGCTTATTGGCGTCGAAACGGATCAGGCGGACCATGTTTTAGGCCTCATCGGCGAAAACTGCAAAACCCGAGAGCAATTTCAAAACGTGCTGCCCCCTGATGCCGCTCCTATCGGCACTTTCTTTCCAACTCCTGTCAAAGTTGTCGTTGGCGGAGCAATCGTCTTTGTGATGGATGTCGAGCGCTTCGAGCGTTTCTAG
- a CDS encoding Gfo/Idh/MocA family oxidoreductase, with product MKNKFKVGIAGMGRGASFIRPFEVITETEVTAICDPRQEVLDRVSGEYNIPNKFKEYEDMLKSDVDIVVLATPENLHVPQSIAALEAGKHVISEVTAAVSLDQCYDLVRAVKKAKTKYMMAENQVYWTQNLVLKNMVQKGLFGDVYYGEGEMLHDIKFLHKDAQGNPTWRYYWQVGINRCNYATHSLGPVMSWFNERVVSVCCQGTGKHTDPEKGMDDTVVMMCKTEKGGLIKIRIDMLSNRPPNTFYALQGTKGSFEGTRGMGDERKIWLSDLWPDAGWHAFKDIEKDFLPDMLKNPPEEVVRAGEQENSEYYEMRDFVDSILNDTEPPLGIYYAMDLTMPGIMSEESIKRGGAPVEVPDFRKMDI from the coding sequence ATGAAGAATAAATTTAAAGTAGGAATTGCAGGAATGGGGAGAGGAGCATCTTTTATCCGCCCATTCGAGGTTATCACGGAAACCGAAGTTACCGCCATTTGCGATCCTCGGCAGGAAGTTTTGGATCGCGTCAGCGGCGAATACAACATCCCGAATAAGTTCAAAGAGTATGAAGATATGCTCAAGTCGGATGTGGATATCGTCGTGTTGGCGACCCCCGAGAACCTTCACGTTCCACAGTCAATTGCGGCTTTGGAGGCAGGTAAGCACGTCATCAGCGAGGTAACAGCCGCTGTGTCACTCGACCAGTGTTATGACTTAGTCAGAGCGGTTAAAAAGGCCAAGACCAAGTACATGATGGCCGAGAATCAAGTTTATTGGACGCAGAACTTAGTTCTGAAGAACATGGTTCAGAAGGGCCTTTTCGGCGATGTATATTACGGCGAAGGGGAAATGCTACACGACATCAAGTTCCTTCATAAAGATGCGCAAGGCAACCCAACGTGGCGTTACTACTGGCAAGTCGGCATCAACCGATGCAACTATGCCACCCACAGCTTAGGCCCTGTAATGTCCTGGTTCAATGAGCGGGTAGTTTCCGTCTGCTGTCAAGGTACCGGCAAGCACACCGATCCCGAAAAAGGGATGGATGACACCGTCGTTATGATGTGCAAGACCGAAAAGGGCGGATTAATTAAGATTCGAATTGACATGCTCTCTAACCGTCCACCCAACACATTCTATGCTCTGCAGGGAACCAAAGGGAGCTTCGAAGGCACTCGCGGAATGGGTGATGAGCGTAAGATTTGGCTGTCCGATCTATGGCCTGATGCAGGATGGCATGCATTCAAAGACATCGAGAAAGACTTCCTACCCGATATGTTAAAGAACCCGCCGGAGGAAGTTGTTCGAGCTGGCGAGCAGGAGAATAGCGAGTACTACGAGATGCGCGATTTCGTTGACAGCATTCTCAACGATACCGAACCACCTCTTGGCATCTACTATGCTATGGACCTCACCATGCCAGGCATCATGTCTGAAGAATCGATCAAGCGAGGCGGCGCTCCTGTTGAAGTTCCAGACTTCCGCAAAATGGACATTTAA
- the rny gene encoding ribonuclease Y: MYLELAALLAVIASIVFGVMSALKYSKVQEKESEIKAEAVRLQNRELELDRDKRDIIEQADAKKREFIVEAKDEVHRIRAEVDGEVREKRAEIQRMERRVIQKEEVLDHRLQTVEQHEKVIIKKEVDTDKRYQAVEDLYQQQYQELQRVAQMSVEEARTLFLKRIEDEARQDASRLVRNIEDEAKRDADRRAREIVIDTIQRNAVEYVSESSVSVVELPNDEMKGRIIGREGRNIRTFEQILGVDLIIDDTPEAVVLSCFDPIRREVARIALLNLVIDGRIHPARIEEAVEKAQEEVDRQMLEAGERGVLKAGLVNLHPELVKQMGRLRFRTSYGQNVLAHSIEVSVLATQMATELHADVELARRAAFLHDIAKSLSSEVEGTHALLGMQLIKKFGESDAVANAVGAHHSEIEPETVEAVLVSAADSISAARPGARRESLESYVRRLEKLEEIAESFKGVEKSYAVQAGREVRIIVKPVELDDLGAVELARDVAKRIEEELEYPGQIKVTVIRETRSQSYAK, encoded by the coding sequence ATGTATTTAGAATTAGCAGCGCTCCTTGCGGTGATCGCATCTATCGTATTTGGCGTAATGAGCGCTTTGAAATATTCGAAAGTTCAAGAAAAAGAATCAGAAATTAAGGCTGAAGCTGTAAGACTTCAAAATCGTGAGCTTGAGCTTGATCGTGATAAACGAGATATTATCGAGCAAGCGGACGCCAAAAAGCGCGAATTCATTGTCGAAGCTAAGGACGAAGTTCATCGGATTCGCGCGGAAGTCGATGGGGAAGTCCGTGAAAAGCGTGCGGAAATCCAACGCATGGAGCGAAGGGTAATTCAAAAAGAAGAAGTGTTAGACCATCGGCTCCAGACAGTTGAACAGCATGAGAAAGTTATCATCAAGAAAGAAGTCGACACCGACAAGCGCTATCAGGCAGTCGAAGACCTCTACCAACAGCAATACCAAGAACTTCAGCGCGTCGCCCAGATGTCAGTCGAGGAAGCGCGCACTCTCTTCTTAAAGCGTATCGAAGACGAAGCCCGGCAAGACGCCTCTAGGCTGGTCCGCAATATTGAAGATGAAGCCAAGCGGGATGCTGATAGACGCGCTCGTGAGATTGTGATTGATACCATCCAACGAAATGCCGTCGAATATGTCAGCGAAAGCAGTGTTTCTGTTGTCGAACTCCCCAACGATGAAATGAAAGGCCGAATTATTGGCCGTGAAGGTCGAAATATCCGCACATTCGAACAGATTTTAGGGGTCGATCTCATAATCGACGACACTCCTGAAGCGGTTGTGCTTTCATGCTTTGATCCCATTCGCAGAGAAGTTGCGCGAATTGCTCTTCTTAACCTCGTGATCGATGGCCGAATTCACCCTGCGCGAATTGAAGAAGCTGTCGAGAAAGCACAGGAGGAAGTGGACCGCCAGATGCTGGAAGCCGGCGAGCGTGGAGTTCTAAAAGCCGGCCTCGTTAATCTTCACCCTGAGCTTGTGAAGCAGATGGGGCGTCTTCGATTCCGAACTTCGTATGGTCAGAATGTTCTTGCCCATTCGATTGAAGTATCGGTTCTCGCTACTCAAATGGCGACTGAATTACATGCCGACGTCGAGTTGGCGCGTCGCGCCGCATTTCTACACGATATTGCCAAAAGCCTCAGCTCAGAAGTGGAAGGAACCCATGCGCTTTTGGGAATGCAGCTTATTAAGAAATTTGGCGAATCTGATGCGGTTGCCAATGCCGTTGGTGCGCATCACAGTGAGATTGAACCGGAAACGGTTGAAGCAGTTTTGGTCTCAGCGGCTGACAGTATAAGTGCTGCTCGGCCAGGCGCTCGTAGAGAATCACTCGAATCCTATGTTCGCCGCCTCGAGAAGCTTGAGGAAATCGCAGAGTCGTTCAAAGGTGTCGAAAAATCTTATGCGGTCCAAGCTGGTCGAGAGGTTCGAATTATCGTCAAGCCGGTTGAACTAGATGATTTAGGAGCCGTAGAACTCGCTCGCGATGTCGCCAAACGAATAGAAGAAGAGCTCGAATACCCCGGCCAGATCAAAGTAACAGTAATTCGAGAAACCCGCTCTCAAAGTTACGCGAAGTAG
- a CDS encoding regulatory protein RecX has protein sequence MQEFQEALLASFKLLSKQALSRKTLTERLSRKGYDNETIDLVLEHLDARHLIGDEKLAREYVEQRLENRPSGRKNIMQELSRKGLNDSLIETVVRDWDEKKEIYIALKALKGQWGETPAELNAKALRQWIGFLLRRGFEEEAAVLAMSAYCGDDLDITDILGEEAGFNVD, from the coding sequence ATGCAAGAATTTCAAGAAGCTCTTTTAGCAAGCTTTAAACTGCTGAGTAAGCAAGCGTTAAGTCGAAAAACATTGACTGAGCGCCTATCCCGAAAGGGGTATGATAACGAGACGATTGACCTGGTGCTCGAACACCTTGACGCACGACATTTGATAGGTGATGAAAAACTTGCCCGGGAATACGTTGAACAGCGTTTGGAAAATAGACCAAGCGGACGTAAAAATATCATGCAGGAATTATCCCGCAAAGGTCTAAATGATTCATTGATAGAGACTGTAGTTAGAGATTGGGACGAAAAAAAAGAAATATACATAGCGCTAAAGGCGTTAAAAGGACAATGGGGGGAAACTCCCGCTGAACTAAATGCCAAAGCGCTTCGCCAATGGATTGGATTTCTGTTAAGACGTGGATTTGAAGAAGAGGCAGCCGTACTTGCCATGAGCGCGTATTGCGGTGATGACCTTGATATTACTGACATTCTCGGTGAAGAAGCCGGTTTTAACGTTGATTAA